One window of the Peromyscus maniculatus bairdii isolate BWxNUB_F1_BW_parent chromosome 18, HU_Pman_BW_mat_3.1, whole genome shotgun sequence genome contains the following:
- the LOC143269381 gene encoding LOW QUALITY PROTEIN: uncharacterized protein LOC143269381 (The sequence of the model RefSeq protein was modified relative to this genomic sequence to represent the inferred CDS: deleted 1 base in 1 codon; substituted 1 base at 1 genomic stop codon) produces MVETYRNLTVIGYKWEDNIEEHCQSFRRHGRHKRNHTTEKPSEYTQCVKAFECQSLLPKHERTHTGNIPYECNQYGKAFLCHSYLKWHKRTYTGEKPYECNQCGKAFSCQRYLQTHKRTHTGEKPYECNQCGKAFSYHSSLHRHKRTHTGEKLYECNQCGKAFLCQRYLQRHKTTHTGEKLYECNQCGKAFSCHSNLQRHKRTHTGEKPYECNQCGKAFTRHSHLQTHKRTHTGEKPYECNQCGKAFSCQSYLXTHKRTHTAEKLYECKKLSKVFSCQSYLQTHKRTHTGEKPHECNQCGKAFICYSHLQRHKRTHTGEKLYECNQCGKAFLCHSYLQRHKRTHTGEKSYDCNQCGKAFSYHCDLQRHKRTHTGEKPYECNQCGKAFLCHGHLRRHKRTHTGGKPYDCNQCGKAFTCHSHLQRHKRTHTGEKPYGCNQCGKAFICHSHLQRHKRTHTGEKSYGCNQCGKAFICHSHLQRHKRTHTGEKPYECNQCGKAFSYHCHLQTHKRTHTGEKPYECNHCGKAFLCQRYLQRHKRIHTGEKPYVCNQCGKAFLCQRYLQRHKRIHAGEKPYDCNQCGKAFSYHCDLQRHKRTHTGGKPYECNQCGKAFSYHCHLQRHKRTHTGEKTYECIQCGKAFAEDSYLQVHERTLTGEKLYECNQCGKVFV; encoded by the exons atggtgGAAACTTACAGAAACCTCACTGTTATAG GGTACAAGTGGGAAGATAATATTGAAGAGCACTGTCAAAGTTTTCGAAGACatggaag GCATAAAAGAAATCAtactacagagaaaccttctgaatATACTCAATGTGTTAAAGCCTTTGAATGTCAGAGTCTTCTCCCaaagcatgaaagaacacatactggaaatATAccatatgaatgtaatcaata tggtaaagcctttttatgTCATAGTTATCTTAAATGGCATAAAAGAAcatatactggagaaaaaccctatgaatgtaatcagtgtggtaaagccttttcatgtcaGCGTTATCTTCAAacgcataaaagaacacatactggagagaaaccctatgaatgtaatcagtgtggtaaagccttttcatatCACAGTAGTCTTCacaggcataaaagaacacatactggagagaaactctatgaatgtaatcagtgtggtaaagcctttttatgtcagcgttatcttcaaaggcataaaacaacacatactggagagaaactctatgaatgtaatcagtgtggtaaagccttttcatgtcacagtaatcttcaaaggcataaaagaacacatactggagagaaaccctatgaatgtaatcagtgtggtaaagcctttacacgtcacagtcatcttcaaacacataaaagaacacatacaggagagaaaccctatgaatgtaatcagtgtggtaaagccttttcatgtcaGAGTTATCTTTaaacacataaaagaacacatactgcagAGAAACTCTATGAATGTAAAAAGCTTAGTAAAGTCTTTTCATGTCAGAGTTATcttcaaacacataaaagaacacatactggagagaaaccacatgaatgtaatcagtgtggtaaagcctttatatgttacagtcatcttcaaaggcataaaagaacgcatactggagagaaactctatgaatgtaatcagtgtggtaaagcctttttatgtcatagttatcttcaaaggcataaaagaacacatactggagagaaatcctATGATTGTAAtcagtgtggcaaagccttttcATATCACTGTGaccttcaaaggcataaaagaacacatactggagagaaaccctatgaatgtaatcagtgtggtaaagcctttttatgTCACGGTCATCTtcgaaggcataaaagaacacatactggagggAAACCCTATGattgtaatcagtgtggtaaagcctttacatgtcacagtcatcttcaaaggcataaaagaacacatactggagagaagccctatggatgtaatcagtgtggtaaagcctttatatgtcacagtcatcttcaaagacataaaagaacacatactggagagaagtcCTATggatgtaatcagtgtggtaaagcctttatatgtcacagtcatcttcaaaggcataaaagaacacataccggagagaaaccctatgaatgtaatcagtgtggtaaagcttttTCATATCACTGTCATCTTCAAacgcataaaagaacacatactggagagaaaccctatgaatgtaatcattgtggtaaagcctttttatgtcagcgttatcttcaaaggcataaaagaatacatactggagagaaaccctatgtatgtaatcagtgtggtaaagcctttttatgtcagcgttatcttcaaaggcataaaagaatacatgctggagaaaaaccctatgattgtaatcagtgtggcaaagccttttcATATCACTGtgatcttcaaaggcataaaagaacacatactggagggaaaccttatgaatgtaatcagtgtggcaaAGCTTTTTCATATCActgtcatcttcaaaggcataaaagaacacatactggagaa aaaacCTATGAATGTattcagtgtggtaaagcctttgcagaaGACAGTTATCTCCAAGTTCATGAAAGAACACttactggagagaaactctatgaatgcaatcaatgtggtaaagtctTTGTTTGA
- the LOC143269384 gene encoding disks large homolog 5-like isoform X2, with the protein MVELGNPDMEHQRLEEDLQSLMKQKELLTRQRDLAAKLQHHFTVSQMRFENLQQELEQTTAQDENLLQMELLKQKYYVRESTC; encoded by the exons ATGGTTGAGCTGGGAAACCCTGACATG gaacatcaaagacttgaggaagatcttcagtccctgatgaagcagaaggagctgctcacccggcaaagggacttggcagcaaagctgcagcatcacttcactgtgtcccagatgag gtttgaaaacctgcagcaggaactggagcagaccacagcccaggatgagaacctcctgcagatggagctaCTGAAGCAGAAATACTATGTCCGAG AGAGCACCTGttaa